From a single Labrenzia sp. PHM005 genomic region:
- a CDS encoding ABC transporter substrate-binding protein, giving the protein MRSMLKTSAAALAILATATSGAFADGLTGDLKIFLDTSNPAPRATMEKMIADFQAQNPDLNIETTVIDREAYKTQIRNFLTANAPDVNTWYAANRMRPYVAAGLFEDVSDLWEGTEIGENLASTKGAMTIDGKQWGVPYTYYQWGVYYRKDIFDELGLTEPATWAEEKANCQKIIDAGKKCYTIGTKFLWTAGGWFDYLNMRTNGFDFHMDLLTGKEKWDSEKVRATFANWRELIDMGAFIDNHQTYSWQEALPFMVKGDAAAYLMGNFAVAPLRDAGLSDDQLDFYQFVEITPGVEKAEDAPTDTFHIPANATNKENAREFLKYVVSADVQTWINDGKNLGQLPVNAKSSVDKDKFLEQGFEMLSTNSPGGVAQFFDRDAPAEMAKVAMEGMQEFMVKPDNLDKILARLDRSAKRIYDN; this is encoded by the coding sequence ATGCGTTCCATGTTGAAGACGTCCGCGGCAGCCCTTGCCATTTTGGCAACGGCAACCAGCGGCGCATTTGCTGATGGCCTGACCGGCGATCTGAAAATATTCCTGGACACGTCCAATCCAGCTCCACGGGCAACCATGGAGAAGATGATTGCGGACTTTCAGGCTCAAAACCCTGATCTCAACATCGAAACCACGGTGATTGACCGGGAAGCCTACAAAACGCAGATCCGCAACTTCCTGACGGCGAATGCCCCGGATGTGAACACCTGGTACGCAGCCAACCGGATGCGGCCTTATGTGGCGGCAGGCCTGTTCGAAGACGTTTCTGATCTCTGGGAGGGGACAGAAATTGGAGAGAACCTTGCGTCCACCAAAGGCGCCATGACCATTGATGGAAAGCAGTGGGGCGTACCCTACACCTACTATCAGTGGGGCGTTTATTACCGCAAAGACATCTTTGACGAGCTAGGGCTTACGGAACCGGCAACATGGGCGGAAGAAAAAGCCAACTGCCAAAAAATCATTGATGCTGGGAAGAAGTGCTACACGATCGGCACCAAGTTCCTTTGGACTGCCGGCGGCTGGTTCGACTACCTGAACATGCGCACCAACGGCTTCGACTTCCACATGGACCTGCTGACTGGCAAGGAAAAATGGGATTCTGAAAAAGTCCGTGCGACCTTTGCCAATTGGCGCGAGCTCATCGACATGGGCGCCTTCATCGACAACCACCAGACCTATTCCTGGCAGGAAGCTCTGCCGTTCATGGTCAAGGGCGATGCAGCCGCGTACTTGATGGGGAACTTTGCAGTTGCACCGTTGCGCGATGCCGGTCTCTCCGACGATCAGCTCGACTTCTATCAGTTTGTCGAAATCACCCCGGGAGTTGAAAAGGCAGAAGACGCACCAACGGATACGTTCCACATTCCGGCAAACGCCACCAACAAGGAAAACGCCCGCGAGTTCCTAAAGTACGTCGTGTCTGCGGACGTTCAGACCTGGATCAACGACGGCAAAAATCTTGGCCAGCTGCCGGTCAATGCCAAGTCGTCAGTCGACAAAGACAAGTTCCTTGAGCAGGGCTTTGAAATGCTGTCGACCAATTCCCCGGGTGGTGTTGCCCAGTTCTTTGATCGCGACGCCCCGGCCGAAATGGCGAAAGTTGCCATGGAGGGCATGCAGGAATTCATGGTCAAGCCGGACAACCTGGACAAGATCCTGGCCCGTTTGGACCGCTCCGCAAAGCGTATCTACGACAACTGA
- a CDS encoding IclR family transcriptional regulator, which yields MNKQATGDGTVGKALDVLDMVSAKGRPVRFSELLNESSHPKATLYRLLQTLVNQGMLSYDDMQQTYSLGIRLVRLAHQAWRQSSIAPIARPFVSDLSEAVGETVHLAQLDNGQVLYVDKRNAKDPIDMFSQAGKVGPGYCTGVGKALMAYLEPAELDRAIAKQSFYRYTPATLADETSLRADLDKIRAEGVAYDREEHEPEIICIAAPVLSPKGRPIGALSVTTSTRRKSLEELEEARPALLEAASKIAAAVADWQFPA from the coding sequence ATGAACAAACAGGCCACCGGAGATGGAACGGTTGGGAAGGCGCTTGATGTGCTGGATATGGTGTCAGCCAAGGGCCGCCCTGTCCGGTTTTCCGAGCTTTTGAACGAGAGTTCCCATCCCAAGGCGACACTCTACCGGCTGCTGCAGACCCTGGTGAATCAGGGCATGCTGTCTTACGACGACATGCAGCAAACCTATTCTCTTGGCATTCGTCTGGTCCGGCTGGCTCATCAGGCTTGGCGGCAAAGTTCCATTGCACCGATTGCCCGGCCATTTGTCTCCGATTTGTCTGAAGCCGTTGGCGAAACGGTGCACCTGGCGCAGCTCGACAATGGCCAAGTGCTTTATGTCGACAAGCGCAATGCCAAAGACCCGATCGATATGTTTTCCCAAGCGGGCAAAGTTGGGCCGGGATACTGCACAGGCGTCGGCAAGGCCTTGATGGCGTATCTGGAGCCGGCGGAGCTGGACCGGGCGATCGCCAAACAATCTTTCTACAGATACACACCTGCAACATTGGCCGACGAAACGTCCTTGCGGGCGGACCTTGATAAAATCCGGGCAGAGGGTGTGGCCTATGACCGGGAAGAGCACGAACCGGAAATCATCTGCATTGCCGCTCCCGTTCTGTCACCAAAGGGGCGCCCGATCGGGGCCTTGTCCGTGACCACGTCGACCCGCAGAAAGAGCCTTGAAGAACTGGAAGAAGCGCGGCCAGCGCTTCTGGAGGCTGCCTCAAAAATCGCTGCTGCCGTCGCTGACTGGCAGTTCCCGGCTTAA
- a CDS encoding ABC transporter ATP-binding protein, with product MSGVTLSKAVKQYGDVQVIHGVDLQIDHGEFCVFVGPSGCGKSTLLRMIAGLEETTDGTIEIGKRDVTKVDPAERGVAMVFQTYALYPHMTVEENMGFGLKMNGHPKAEISEKVGEAARILKLDPYLKRKPKALSGGQRQRVAIGRAIVRGPEVFLFDEPLSNLDAELRVDMRVEIARLHKDIGATMIYVTHDQVEAMTLADKIVVLRAGKIEQVGSPMQLYSDPDNKFVAGFIGSPSMNFVEGLAEEGAVSVPAFDGTKVSTSVALPAAGQKVLVGLRPQHLLIEPASEGAKVDLSEQLGGVAYSYLVCPTGERVIVETKGEDVPVSDGTVSVTFDPANAFFFDANTEQRLR from the coding sequence ATGTCTGGTGTTACCCTAAGCAAAGCCGTGAAGCAGTATGGCGACGTCCAGGTTATTCACGGTGTGGATCTTCAGATTGACCATGGTGAGTTCTGTGTGTTTGTCGGACCGTCCGGCTGCGGCAAATCCACGTTGTTGCGCATGATTGCCGGTTTGGAAGAAACCACGGACGGCACCATCGAAATCGGCAAGCGGGACGTCACCAAAGTGGACCCGGCCGAGCGCGGTGTTGCCATGGTGTTTCAGACCTATGCGCTTTATCCGCATATGACGGTCGAAGAGAATATGGGTTTTGGCCTGAAGATGAACGGCCACCCGAAAGCCGAAATCTCAGAAAAGGTTGGTGAAGCGGCTCGTATCCTGAAGCTTGATCCTTATCTGAAACGCAAGCCGAAAGCGCTGTCTGGCGGCCAGCGCCAGCGGGTCGCCATTGGCCGGGCGATCGTCCGTGGTCCGGAAGTTTTCCTGTTCGATGAGCCGCTGTCCAATCTGGATGCGGAGTTGCGTGTCGACATGCGGGTCGAGATCGCCCGACTGCATAAGGACATTGGCGCGACGATGATTTATGTGACCCACGATCAGGTCGAGGCCATGACCTTGGCCGACAAGATCGTGGTGTTGCGCGCGGGCAAGATCGAGCAGGTCGGCTCACCGATGCAGCTTTATTCCGATCCGGACAACAAGTTCGTCGCCGGGTTCATCGGCTCTCCGTCGATGAATTTCGTAGAAGGCCTCGCGGAGGAGGGCGCAGTATCCGTTCCAGCTTTTGACGGCACGAAAGTGTCCACGTCTGTTGCTCTGCCGGCGGCTGGCCAGAAGGTTTTGGTTGGACTGCGTCCGCAACATCTTTTGATCGAACCCGCATCCGAAGGTGCCAAAGTAGACCTGTCCGAACAGCTTGGTGGTGTGGCTTATTCTTACCTGGTTTGTCCGACCGGTGAACGTGTAATTGTCGAAACCAAGGGTGAAGACGTTCCCGTTTCGGATGGTACGGTGTCTGTCACCTTCGATCCAGCAAATGCGTTCTTTTTTGACGCCAACACGGAACAGCGTTTGAGATGA
- a CDS encoding ABC transporter substrate-binding protein: MTIAERPKGRANAFLNQAASVVAVWCGLVLVQLPFTSTTQAEDLFPNLNIVTEEWAPYQYTENGQLKGSTVDFLLAILKAAGSKQGREDVQVLPWARAYLRVQNEPNTVLFSTTRTPERENLFKWVGPILKNSTYFIGKKSRNYKIQTSKDLHKYQIGVIIDDASELFAKRHAVPQKHLTRNSRADINMKMLEAGRIDFVVTGWTAFELEARNIGADPSNYERVFLADSSHVSFAFNRNTADWIIDRFFVAYQTVRKTGKFDYLTGPIDSGTN; the protein is encoded by the coding sequence GTGACCATTGCTGAGCGCCCCAAGGGGAGAGCAAATGCCTTTCTAAATCAGGCTGCTTCTGTGGTCGCAGTTTGGTGTGGTTTGGTTCTGGTGCAATTGCCCTTTACTTCAACCACCCAAGCCGAGGACCTTTTTCCGAACCTGAATATCGTGACAGAAGAATGGGCACCCTACCAGTACACTGAAAACGGTCAACTCAAGGGGTCTACGGTCGACTTTCTGTTGGCGATCCTCAAGGCGGCAGGTTCCAAACAGGGCCGAGAAGATGTTCAAGTGCTTCCCTGGGCACGCGCATACTTAAGGGTGCAAAACGAACCAAACACGGTTCTGTTTTCAACCACGCGCACCCCAGAGCGGGAAAATCTCTTCAAATGGGTCGGACCAATCTTAAAAAACAGCACCTACTTCATTGGTAAAAAGAGCCGGAATTATAAGATCCAAACGTCCAAAGACCTGCATAAATACCAAATTGGCGTCATAATAGATGACGCCAGCGAGTTGTTCGCAAAACGTCATGCGGTTCCTCAGAAGCATTTGACCCGAAATAGCCGTGCTGACATCAACATGAAGATGTTGGAAGCCGGTCGAATTGATTTCGTCGTCACGGGGTGGACCGCTTTTGAACTCGAAGCCCGAAACATTGGAGCTGACCCGTCAAACTACGAGCGGGTCTTTCTTGCCGACAGTTCCCACGTGAGTTTTGCGTTTAATCGAAACACAGCTGATTGGATCATCGACCGTTTCTTTGTGGCCTATCAAACGGTGAGAAAGACCGGTAAGTTTGACTACCTGACCGGTCCTATTGATAGCGGAACGAATTGA